A genomic window from Chitinophaga pollutisoli includes:
- a CDS encoding AraC family transcriptional regulator, producing MVCERCIHSIRQVLRELNIPVTNISLGEITTVSALSAPDIAALSEKLAPLGFSLLEDKKTKLARDIKKIVEQVYSGSYDFPAKFKFSETLAKKLNKEFTTLSSIFSEVEGITLEKYIIEFRIEKIKEFLVYTDDSLTNIAYNLGFSSIGHLSRQFKANTGLPPSHFQKIRQNKQSLSGKGKPAN from the coding sequence ATGGTCTGCGAAAGGTGTATTCACTCCATCCGCCAGGTTTTGCGGGAGTTGAATATCCCTGTCACTAACATCAGTTTGGGAGAAATCACCACGGTATCCGCATTGTCCGCTCCCGATATTGCCGCCCTCAGCGAAAAATTGGCCCCACTGGGATTTTCGCTTCTGGAAGACAAGAAAACCAAGCTAGCGCGAGACATCAAGAAGATCGTGGAACAGGTGTACTCCGGATCCTATGATTTCCCCGCGAAGTTCAAATTCTCTGAGACGCTCGCGAAAAAACTGAATAAGGAATTTACCACGCTCAGCTCCATCTTTTCAGAGGTGGAAGGAATAACCCTGGAGAAATACATTATAGAATTTCGTATTGAGAAAATCAAGGAATTCCTCGTGTATACCGACGATTCCCTCACAAATATTGCCTACAATCTCGGGTTCAGCAGCATAGGCCATCTGTCCCGGCAGTTCAAAGCGAATACAGGGTTGCCCCCTTCTCACTTCCAGAAAATTCGGCAAAATAAGCAGTCGCTTTCTGGCAAAGGCAAGCCAGCCAACTGA
- a CDS encoding AraC family transcriptional regulator produces MMVVFIKNMVCDRCIMVVRQLLEETEIPFEDIQLGEVTISAPVAEEKLPVLKARLQQLGFELLDDKKSTTVERVKNIVIQLIHSVDEVELSQKLSVFLQEKTGMEYTQLSNLFSTVEGTTIEKYVILQRIERAKELLTYNELSVGEIAEKLGYSSIQYLSQQFKKVTGLTTSQFKQSQENQRKPLDKVKS; encoded by the coding sequence ATGATGGTAGTATTTATTAAAAACATGGTTTGCGACCGCTGCATCATGGTCGTTCGCCAGCTGCTCGAAGAAACCGAAATCCCATTTGAAGACATCCAACTGGGAGAAGTAACCATTTCCGCTCCGGTCGCTGAAGAAAAATTGCCGGTTTTGAAGGCCCGGCTTCAGCAACTGGGGTTCGAGCTGCTGGATGATAAAAAAAGTACCACGGTCGAAAGAGTAAAAAATATCGTAATACAACTGATTCACAGCGTGGACGAAGTAGAGCTATCCCAGAAACTCTCCGTCTTCCTCCAGGAAAAAACGGGGATGGAATACACCCAGCTCTCAAACCTCTTTTCTACGGTTGAAGGCACGACAATTGAAAAATACGTAATCCTCCAGCGCATCGAGAGAGCCAAGGAATTGCTTACCTACAACGAGCTCTCGGTAGGCGAAATAGCGGAAAAACTCGGCTACAGCAGTATCCAGTACCTTTCCCAGCAATTCAAAAAAGTTACCGGCCTTACCACGTCGCAGTTCAAACAGTCCCAGGAAAACCAACGGAAACCGCTGGATAAAGTAAAATCCTGA
- a CDS encoding heavy metal translocating P-type ATPase produces MSTTITARPVATSDRKSAGTIKETFPVLEMTCAACAISVESMLKSVPGVQDAGVNFANQSAWVQYGKGAVTHEELQSAVRAIGYDLVIDLENQDEVKEEAQQRHYREVKQRTIWSSILSLPIVIIGMFFMDMPYGNWIMMVLATPVVFFFGRNFFVNAWKQAQNRKANMDTLVALSTGIAWLFSAFNTIYPEFWHQRGLHAHVYFEAAAVVIAFISLGKLLEEKAKSNTSSAIKKLIGLQPKTVLMVDPDGNTREVPIASVKVNDLLLVKPGEKIPVDGKVAGGESYVDESMITGEPVPVAKKSGDAVFAGTINQKGSFQFKAEKVGTDTLLAQIIKMVQEAQGSKAPVQKLVDKIAGVFVPVVIGIAILTFISWMVLGGDNAFTHALLTSVTVLVIACPCALGLATPTAIMVGVGKGAENNILIKDAESLELAHKVNAVILDKTGTITEGKPVVTDMVWSNGPVHASVLLALEQQSEHPLAEAVVAYLKEDRIQPAALQGFESLTGQGVKGSYEGTGFYVGNKRLMDAKNVAIPPQLAYQAGSLQEEAKTVIYFASNNSLLAVIAIADKIKTTSAEAISALRKSGIEVYMLTGDNQHTAAAVARQVGITTFKAEVLPAYKSEFVKELQQAGKVVAMVGDGINDSQALAQADVSIAMGKGSDIAMDVAKMTLITSDLNSIPKALKLSRKTVSTIKQNLFWAFIYNVIGIPIAAGLLYPVNGFLLDPMIAGAAMALSSVSVVSNSLRLKATNL; encoded by the coding sequence ATGTCAACAACGATAACAGCAAGACCAGTGGCTACCTCCGATAGAAAAAGCGCCGGAACGATAAAGGAAACCTTTCCCGTCCTGGAAATGACGTGCGCGGCTTGCGCCATCAGTGTGGAATCCATGCTTAAATCCGTACCTGGCGTACAGGATGCCGGCGTAAATTTCGCCAACCAATCTGCCTGGGTGCAATATGGAAAGGGTGCAGTTACCCACGAAGAACTTCAAAGCGCAGTTCGCGCAATCGGATACGACCTCGTTATTGATCTCGAAAATCAGGACGAAGTAAAGGAAGAAGCCCAGCAACGCCACTACCGGGAAGTAAAACAACGTACAATATGGTCATCCATCCTGTCGTTGCCCATCGTAATTATCGGCATGTTCTTCATGGATATGCCCTACGGCAACTGGATCATGATGGTGCTGGCCACCCCGGTAGTTTTCTTCTTCGGTCGAAATTTTTTCGTCAACGCCTGGAAACAAGCGCAGAACAGGAAAGCCAACATGGATACTCTCGTAGCGTTAAGCACGGGTATTGCCTGGCTTTTCAGTGCGTTCAACACGATATATCCCGAATTCTGGCACCAGCGCGGACTTCATGCCCACGTTTACTTCGAGGCCGCCGCGGTAGTGATCGCTTTCATCTCTCTGGGCAAGCTCCTGGAGGAAAAAGCCAAATCCAATACGTCCTCTGCCATCAAGAAACTCATCGGCCTGCAGCCTAAAACAGTACTGATGGTAGATCCGGACGGAAACACCCGTGAAGTACCAATCGCCAGCGTGAAAGTGAATGACCTCCTGCTGGTAAAGCCCGGAGAAAAGATCCCCGTAGATGGGAAGGTTGCCGGTGGTGAGTCCTACGTCGACGAGAGCATGATCACGGGAGAACCGGTTCCCGTAGCGAAAAAGAGCGGAGACGCGGTTTTCGCAGGAACGATCAATCAAAAAGGCAGTTTCCAGTTTAAGGCTGAAAAAGTTGGTACGGACACGCTTCTGGCACAGATCATCAAAATGGTACAGGAAGCCCAGGGCAGCAAGGCGCCGGTGCAGAAGCTGGTCGACAAGATCGCCGGCGTCTTCGTCCCGGTAGTCATAGGCATTGCCATCCTGACGTTCATTTCCTGGATGGTGCTCGGTGGTGATAATGCGTTTACGCACGCGCTCCTCACTTCGGTAACTGTTCTCGTAATTGCCTGCCCCTGCGCACTGGGTCTGGCGACCCCGACGGCCATTATGGTAGGCGTTGGAAAAGGCGCTGAAAACAATATCCTTATTAAAGACGCCGAAAGCCTGGAACTGGCCCATAAGGTAAATGCCGTAATCCTGGACAAGACCGGCACCATTACTGAGGGCAAACCTGTCGTTACCGATATGGTTTGGAGCAATGGCCCCGTTCATGCCAGCGTACTGCTTGCGTTGGAACAACAATCCGAGCACCCGCTGGCGGAAGCCGTGGTAGCATATCTGAAAGAAGATCGCATTCAACCTGCCGCGCTGCAAGGCTTTGAGAGCCTTACCGGCCAAGGCGTAAAAGGTAGCTATGAAGGAACCGGATTTTATGTCGGCAACAAAAGGCTGATGGACGCGAAAAACGTCGCAATTCCGCCCCAACTGGCATATCAGGCCGGATCTCTCCAGGAGGAAGCCAAAACGGTCATTTATTTTGCATCCAACAATTCATTGCTGGCCGTCATCGCTATCGCGGACAAAATAAAGACCACCTCTGCTGAAGCTATCTCGGCACTCCGTAAGAGCGGCATTGAAGTTTACATGCTCACTGGCGATAATCAACATACTGCCGCCGCAGTAGCCAGACAGGTAGGTATTACCACGTTCAAGGCGGAAGTTTTACCGGCTTACAAATCCGAATTCGTAAAGGAACTGCAGCAGGCAGGCAAAGTGGTTGCCATGGTAGGCGACGGCATCAACGACTCCCAGGCGCTTGCCCAGGCCGACGTCAGCATAGCCATGGGCAAAGGCTCCGACATCGCCATGGATGTTGCGAAAATGACACTCATCACTTCCGATCTGAACAGCATTCCCAAAGCGCTCAAACTCTCTCGTAAAACGGTGAGCACGATCAAACAAAACCTGTTCTGGGCGTTCATCTATAACGTTATCGGAATTCCCATCGCAGCTGGGCTCCTTTATCCTGTAAACGGATTCTTGCTGGATCCGATGATCGCAGGGGCCGCAATGGCACTGAGCTCGGTGAGCGTTGTCAGCAATAGCTTGCGCCTGAAAGCAACCAATTTATAA